A window of Mucilaginibacter paludis DSM 18603 contains these coding sequences:
- a CDS encoding beta-ketoacyl-ACP synthase III, giving the protein MPVYINRTSAFFPNSPVPNDDMELYLGYINGKPSKSKSIVLRNNAIVNRYYALDKGGKSTHTNAQMTALAVKELFKDEPEDIKTIELLSCGTSSPDQMMPSHGVMTHGWLPEAGPIEVVSPAGVCCAGMHALKYAYMAIRTGDVKLAVATGSERFSGLLVSDVFEEEAQKLVELNANPYIAFQKDFLRWMLSDGASAFLMSDEPNKEGISLRLDWIEGVSYANEMETCMYMGGEKQADGTLKGFMDYTPEEIMNKSIFSVKQDITLLSDNIVPLGGKKIKEIFERRGLTAADIDHFLPHISSDFFKSKIYDLVEIYGGGIPYEKWFINLYTVGNVGAASVYLMIDELFNSGRLKVGEKILLLVPESSRFSYMYAMLTVV; this is encoded by the coding sequence ATGCCTGTTTATATTAATAGAACTTCCGCTTTTTTTCCTAACAGCCCTGTCCCTAATGATGATATGGAACTTTACCTGGGATACATCAATGGTAAACCGTCCAAATCAAAAAGCATAGTACTCCGTAACAACGCTATTGTAAACCGTTATTACGCCCTTGATAAAGGCGGAAAATCAACCCATACCAATGCGCAAATGACTGCCCTTGCAGTTAAAGAATTATTTAAAGACGAGCCTGAAGATATTAAAACTATTGAACTGCTCTCGTGCGGTACATCCTCTCCCGACCAGATGATGCCGAGCCATGGTGTAATGACACACGGCTGGCTGCCAGAGGCCGGTCCGATTGAAGTAGTATCTCCTGCGGGTGTATGCTGCGCGGGTATGCATGCCCTAAAATATGCCTACATGGCTATCCGTACCGGCGATGTAAAGCTGGCTGTAGCTACCGGCTCCGAACGTTTCTCAGGCCTGCTGGTATCTGATGTATTTGAGGAAGAAGCGCAGAAACTTGTTGAGCTGAACGCTAATCCCTACATCGCTTTCCAAAAGGATTTTTTGAGGTGGATGCTCTCCGACGGCGCTTCGGCATTTCTAATGTCCGACGAGCCTAATAAAGAAGGCATCAGTTTGCGTTTGGATTGGATAGAAGGCGTATCCTACGCTAACGAAATGGAAACCTGTATGTACATGGGCGGCGAAAAACAGGCCGATGGTACCTTAAAAGGCTTTATGGATTACACGCCAGAAGAGATCATGAATAAATCCATCTTCAGCGTAAAACAGGATATTACTTTATTAAGTGATAACATTGTGCCTTTGGGCGGCAAAAAAATAAAGGAGATTTTTGAGAGGCGCGGTTTAACAGCAGCAGATATCGATCACTTTTTACCCCATATCTCCAGTGATTTTTTCAAAAGTAAAATTTACGATCTGGTTGAAATATACGGCGGTGGTATACCTTACGAAAAATGGTTTATCAACCTGTATACCGTAGGTAACGTGGGTGCCGCTTCGGTTTATTTAATGATAGACGAGCTTTTTAATAGTGGCCGATTAAAGGTTGGAGAAAAAATACTGCTTCTTGTTCCGGAGAGCTCCAGGTTTTCGTATATGTATGCGATGTTGACTGTTGTTTAG
- a CDS encoding SDR family oxidoreductase — MHNPLKQFSDKWAIILGGSSGFGLATAEKLAAHGMNVAVLYRETALTERALKQKFSQLAETEYVNIIPLNINALTADGRSSFINTIRNVMAKGSVKLLLHSIARGNLKPLVNGEADESLLSVEDIQLTSYAMSNSLLDWARLLLKEELFNADARIIGLTSEGAHKYWESYAAVSIAKASLESLNTYMAVEFGKYGLKTNLIQAGITATPSLKRIPGSQKLIETGVERNPMGRMTTPQDVANVIYLLCTPEAAWINGSVIHVDGGEHCR; from the coding sequence GTGCATAATCCCCTAAAGCAATTTTCTGACAAGTGGGCCATTATATTAGGCGGTTCAAGTGGATTTGGTTTAGCCACCGCCGAAAAGTTAGCGGCTCACGGCATGAATGTTGCCGTATTATACCGCGAAACGGCTTTGACAGAAAGGGCGCTTAAGCAAAAATTTTCTCAGTTAGCCGAAACGGAATACGTAAATATTATACCCTTAAATATCAATGCCTTAACAGCGGATGGCCGATCCTCTTTTATAAATACAATCCGCAACGTAATGGCCAAAGGTAGCGTAAAACTGTTACTGCACTCTATAGCCAGGGGAAATTTGAAACCCTTAGTGAATGGGGAAGCGGATGAGAGCCTGCTATCTGTAGAAGATATCCAACTCACCAGCTATGCCATGTCAAACAGCCTGCTTGATTGGGCCCGGTTACTTTTAAAAGAGGAGCTGTTTAATGCCGATGCCCGGATTATCGGCTTAACCAGCGAGGGCGCACATAAATATTGGGAGAGTTACGCCGCTGTATCCATAGCTAAAGCATCCCTTGAAAGCCTGAATACTTACATGGCCGTGGAGTTTGGCAAATACGGTTTAAAAACTAACCTGATACAAGCCGGGATAACAGCCACGCCGTCGCTCAAAAGGATCCCCGGCAGCCAAAAATTAATTGAGACAGGTGTCGAAAGGAACCCAATGGGAAGAATGACCACGCCGCAGGACGTAGCCAATGTAATTTACCTGCTTTGTACTCCCGAGGCAGCCTGGATAAACGGATCGGTAATACATGTTGATGGGGGCGAGCATTGCCGGTAA
- a CDS encoding ABC transporter permease — protein sequence MFKLWYTIVKDLRILSRDKVGIALMFGMPIALVLIITSIQNNTFELVNKNKVSLLVCNRDTGKISGEFLQAIDQIGMFKMLNIPKGETNKAITKRMNNSDAPLAIVIPADFSVKIDLQAKTVSAKALNTFGLDGGKIDSSASKVLPLNLFYKPALQEQFRRSVQGALYSALQLIESKQILRNMYLSINEKKLPAQLENELLNNKIAINETPVSKDGSRTVPNASQHNVPAWTIFAMFFVVISLAGSIVREKLSGSFIRLKTLPTNYVVALLSKQLTYLAVTMLQAAVIFAIGIWVFPVIGLPVLNLPADMFGLILVSLICGWCAVSYAICIGVFAQTQEQANGFGAISIVMLAAIGGLMVPSFAMPESFRLVMKLSPLHWCLEAYYGLFLEGGNLGDVVANIIPLVMITIFFQAIAILGLKAKKLI from the coding sequence ATGTTTAAACTCTGGTATACCATTGTTAAGGATCTGCGGATATTGAGCCGCGATAAGGTAGGCATAGCACTGATGTTTGGTATGCCCATCGCTTTAGTATTGATCATCACCAGTATCCAAAACAATACCTTTGAGCTGGTTAATAAAAACAAGGTATCCCTTTTGGTATGCAACCGCGATACCGGAAAAATAAGCGGAGAGTTTTTGCAGGCCATTGATCAGATCGGCATGTTTAAAATGTTGAACATCCCGAAAGGGGAAACTAATAAAGCGATTACCAAGCGAATGAATAACAGCGATGCCCCTTTGGCCATTGTTATCCCGGCAGATTTTTCGGTTAAAATTGATTTGCAGGCCAAAACAGTTTCGGCCAAGGCGTTAAACACATTTGGCCTTGATGGCGGAAAAATTGACTCATCGGCAAGTAAAGTACTGCCGCTCAATTTGTTTTACAAACCCGCCCTGCAAGAGCAATTTCGCCGGTCGGTACAAGGGGCTCTGTATAGTGCATTACAACTGATAGAAAGCAAACAGATATTACGTAATATGTACCTGTCTATCAACGAGAAAAAACTACCAGCTCAACTTGAAAATGAGCTTTTAAATAATAAGATAGCCATTAACGAAACCCCCGTTTCTAAAGATGGCAGCCGTACCGTTCCAAACGCATCACAGCACAATGTTCCGGCGTGGACGATATTCGCCATGTTTTTTGTGGTGATTTCCCTTGCTGGAAGTATCGTAAGGGAAAAATTGAGCGGTAGTTTTATCCGCTTAAAAACCTTGCCTACCAATTATGTGGTGGCGCTTTTATCAAAACAACTCACTTACCTGGCAGTTACCATGTTACAGGCGGCAGTCATCTTTGCTATAGGCATCTGGGTTTTCCCCGTAATTGGTTTACCGGTGCTCAACCTTCCGGCAGATATGTTCGGACTAATACTCGTATCGCTTATTTGCGGCTGGTGCGCCGTGAGCTATGCCATTTGTATAGGTGTTTTTGCCCAAACACAAGAGCAAGCCAATGGATTTGGGGCCATATCCATTGTGATGTTAGCTGCCATTGGCGGCTTAATGGTACCCAGCTTCGCCATGCCGGAGTCGTTTCGCCTGGTTATGAAGCTATCGCCTTTACATTGGTGCCTCGAGGCTTATTATGGCCTGTTTTTGGAGGGCGGAAACCTGGGCGATGTTGTGGCAAATATAATACCTTTGGTGATGATTACGATATTCTTTCAGGCCATTGCCATCCTTGGCCTAAAAGCGAAAAAGTTGATATAA
- a CDS encoding ABC transporter ATP-binding protein — protein sequence MMDPLAIKIQDMSFKYDGDTSISYTHFNLTIAKGERFGLFGPNGAGKTTLMNLMTGLLPFNEGSIEVLGQQIKGNHKQISKLFGFIPQDFSFYQELSPAENLQFFGAWSGLNKQQIKSRTTELLEILGLADVRDKPVQHFSGGMKRRVNLAIGVIHNPPILFLDEPTVGVDVQTRHAIINYLLELNKNGTTLIYTSHQLSEAEDLCQKVALIDEAKIVAHDDLSALLLEHEQDGLEGLFLSLTGKDYRN from the coding sequence ATGATGGATCCTTTAGCTATTAAGATACAGGATATGTCTTTTAAATATGATGGGGATACCAGCATAAGCTACACTCATTTTAATTTAACGATAGCTAAAGGCGAGCGCTTTGGTTTGTTTGGCCCCAACGGTGCCGGTAAAACAACCTTGATGAATTTAATGACGGGCTTACTGCCCTTTAACGAAGGCAGCATTGAAGTATTAGGACAGCAAATTAAAGGTAACCATAAGCAGATCAGTAAATTATTCGGATTTATTCCGCAGGACTTTTCTTTTTACCAGGAATTAAGTCCGGCGGAAAATCTGCAATTTTTCGGAGCCTGGTCGGGGCTGAATAAGCAACAGATCAAATCAAGAACAACCGAATTGTTAGAGATCCTGGGGCTGGCTGATGTTCGCGACAAGCCGGTTCAGCATTTTTCGGGCGGTATGAAACGCCGCGTTAACCTGGCCATCGGCGTAATCCATAACCCTCCTATTCTGTTTTTGGATGAACCAACCGTTGGGGTTGATGTACAAACCCGGCATGCCATTATTAACTATTTGTTGGAACTGAATAAGAACGGCACCACGCTGATCTATACCTCGCACCAGTTAAGTGAGGCCGAAGATCTGTGCCAAAAGGTAGCACTAATTGATGAGGCTAAAATTGTAGCTCATGATGATTTAAGCGCGTTATTGTTAGAACACGAACAGGATGGCTTGGAAGGTTTATTTTTAAGTTTAACCGGGAAGGACTACAGGAACTAA
- a CDS encoding beta-ketoacyl synthase chain length factor: MKIYIRSSACISAQKTFRNTDFLSDVTEYQTTRLRAIEPNYASYIDPKAIRRMSHIIKMGVASASQCLLDAGVQMPGAIITGTAFGCMEDTVTFLTRIIELDEEMLPPTAFIQSTHNTVAAQIALMLKCHNYNNTFVHKGISFESALFDAMMLLNEGEADDILVGGTEEMSDTGFTVLTRLGLYKRWPLSNLELFNTRSKGTIGGEGAVFFLLTDKATTDNMAILTGLKTLYKPNDLEEQLIAFLNEHGMQVSDIELVITGRNGDVRNDEIYNHLNQGLFNNKALANYKHLCGEYPTSSAFALWLAANIIRQQTVPEVVVQGNVRSHSPKTILIYNHYQYKYHSLMLVSAC; encoded by the coding sequence ATGAAGATCTATATCCGGTCATCAGCTTGCATTTCGGCGCAGAAAACATTCAGAAATACTGACTTTTTAAGCGATGTAACTGAATATCAAACCACGCGTTTGCGGGCGATAGAACCCAACTACGCCAGCTACATCGATCCGAAGGCGATACGGAGGATGAGCCATATCATTAAAATGGGAGTGGCATCGGCCAGCCAATGTTTACTTGATGCCGGTGTTCAAATGCCCGGTGCCATCATTACCGGAACGGCCTTTGGCTGTATGGAGGATACCGTCACCTTTTTAACCCGTATTATTGAGCTGGATGAGGAAATGCTGCCACCTACGGCATTTATCCAATCAACCCATAATACGGTGGCCGCGCAGATTGCACTGATGCTTAAATGCCATAATTATAACAATACGTTTGTGCATAAAGGCATATCGTTTGAAAGTGCTTTATTTGATGCTATGATGTTGTTAAACGAAGGCGAAGCGGATGATATCCTGGTGGGCGGAACGGAGGAAATGTCGGATACGGGCTTTACCGTTTTAACCCGCCTGGGTTTATACAAGCGCTGGCCGCTATCAAACCTGGAGCTCTTCAATACCCGATCCAAAGGAACCATCGGTGGCGAGGGCGCAGTTTTTTTCCTGCTGACAGATAAGGCAACAACCGATAACATGGCCATATTAACCGGGTTAAAAACGCTATACAAGCCAAATGATCTTGAAGAACAGCTTATCGCCTTTCTGAACGAACATGGCATGCAAGTATCAGATATCGAACTGGTTATAACCGGCAGGAACGGTGATGTGAGGAATGATGAGATCTATAACCACCTCAATCAGGGCTTGTTTAACAATAAAGCGTTGGCCAACTACAAGCACCTTTGCGGCGAATACCCTACGTCATCGGCTTTCGCCTTATGGCTGGCTGCCAATATTATCCGGCAGCAAACAGTGCCGGAGGTTGTTGTGCAGGGCAACGTCAGAAGCCATTCGCCCAAAACGATACTGATCTATAATCATTATCAATATAAATACCATTCTTTAATGCTTGTTTCCGCCTGCTGA
- a CDS encoding beta-ketoacyl-[acyl-carrier-protein] synthase family protein, with amino-acid sequence MSRRVVVTGLGVVAPNGIGIPEFLNAIQNGISGIRYVPEYEDLKFNCQVSGTPAFEWEQLRNYIPETTLYGLKGKGIAFGIKAALDAWMDAGNAIYSEDTRWDTGCVFGSSVADTDVIKNAINRVDAKESKKLGSRVVEQIMNSGVTAYISGRLGLGNKIINNSAACATGTQAILIGYEYIKFGMAKRMVVGSCEYVDRYVFGGFDSMRVLSRKFNEHPEQASRPMSLTAGGFIPGSGAGAFVLEDLEYALERGATIYAEILGGSSNSGGQRNGGSMTAPGPAGVIRCIREAIQLSNIEAGDIDLISGHLTATIADKMEIDNWSKALNRRGDNFPMVNSLKSMVGHCLSAAGSIESVAAVLQVAHNFVHPNINLEDPNPEIIAIAGSNNLPTKKVNREINVVAKANFGFGDVNACLIISKYNT; translated from the coding sequence ATGAGTCGTCGTGTAGTTGTTACGGGTTTAGGTGTGGTTGCTCCCAACGGAATAGGTATTCCCGAATTTTTAAACGCTATCCAGAATGGTATTTCTGGAATTAGATATGTGCCCGAGTACGAAGATCTTAAATTTAACTGCCAGGTTAGCGGCACACCGGCTTTTGAGTGGGAGCAGCTACGCAACTATATCCCAGAGACTACTCTATATGGATTAAAAGGCAAGGGAATAGCCTTTGGAATTAAGGCCGCATTAGATGCCTGGATGGATGCTGGAAATGCTATATACAGCGAAGATACGCGTTGGGATACCGGTTGTGTATTTGGCAGCAGCGTGGCCGATACCGATGTGATAAAAAATGCCATTAACCGGGTTGACGCTAAAGAGTCGAAAAAATTAGGCTCACGTGTGGTAGAACAAATTATGAATAGCGGTGTTACAGCCTATATTTCAGGGCGACTGGGTTTGGGAAACAAGATCATCAATAACTCCGCCGCCTGTGCAACAGGAACGCAAGCTATTTTAATAGGTTACGAGTATATTAAGTTCGGTATGGCTAAACGCATGGTGGTAGGCAGCTGTGAGTATGTAGACAGGTACGTTTTTGGAGGTTTTGACTCGATGAGGGTATTGTCCCGCAAATTCAACGAGCATCCTGAACAAGCGTCGCGACCGATGAGTTTAACTGCGGGTGGCTTTATACCCGGCTCTGGAGCGGGTGCCTTTGTTTTGGAAGATCTTGAATACGCTCTTGAACGGGGAGCTACCATTTATGCCGAAATATTAGGTGGATCAAGCAATTCGGGAGGGCAGCGTAACGGTGGCAGCATGACTGCGCCTGGTCCTGCCGGGGTAATCAGATGCATCAGGGAGGCTATTCAGTTATCCAACATTGAAGCCGGGGATATTGACCTGATCAGCGGGCATTTAACGGCTACCATTGCCGATAAAATGGAGATTGATAACTGGAGCAAAGCATTAAACAGGCGGGGGGATAACTTCCCGATGGTTAATTCCTTAAAGTCGATGGTGGGGCATTGCCTGAGCGCGGCGGGTTCTATTGAATCTGTTGCGGCTGTTTTACAGGTAGCTCATAATTTTGTGCATCCCAATATCAACCTTGAAGATCCGAACCCCGAAATAATAGCGATAGCTGGCTCAAACAATTTGCCAACAAAAAAGGTAAACAGGGAGATTAATGTTGTAGCGAAGGCTAATTTTGGCTTTGGCGATGTTAATGCCTGTTTGATAATTTCAAAATATAATACGTAA
- a CDS encoding BtrH N-terminal domain-containing protein, whose product MKLDFAHLQAAHCENGVTTSLLQNAGVNQITEPLAFGIGAGLFFVYIPLIKINNGPAIAFRTLPGLVFSRTCKALGIPVVRKKFSSTQKAQNYLDECLAAGQPVGCQVGVYYLPYFPKEYRFHFNAHNLIVYGKEDDHYLISDPVMETVTTMTSYELERVRFAKGALAPKGQLYYPKEGRAVTDDQIRRAIKNGIAKNVNNMLHIPGPIAGVDGIRFIANKIKKWRDKLGLKTAGLYLAQLVRMQEEIGTGGGGFRYIYGAFLQQAHAYLPHDELMPISDLFTQAGDLWRTAAVQASGIYKGRIGSQEDFNQMGDYLLEIAEIERQAFTALSKIKWQP is encoded by the coding sequence ATGAAACTTGATTTTGCACACCTGCAGGCTGCACATTGCGAAAATGGTGTAACCACAAGTTTACTGCAAAATGCAGGCGTTAATCAAATTACCGAGCCCCTTGCCTTTGGTATTGGAGCTGGATTATTTTTTGTTTACATACCCCTCATTAAAATCAATAATGGCCCTGCAATTGCGTTCAGAACGCTTCCGGGGCTGGTTTTTAGTCGCACTTGCAAGGCTCTGGGGATACCCGTTGTTCGTAAAAAATTTAGTTCCACGCAAAAAGCACAAAACTACCTGGATGAGTGCCTTGCTGCGGGGCAGCCTGTTGGTTGCCAGGTTGGCGTTTATTACCTGCCCTATTTCCCTAAAGAATATAGGTTTCACTTCAATGCGCATAACCTAATTGTTTATGGCAAAGAGGATGATCATTATTTGATAAGCGACCCCGTTATGGAAACTGTTACCACCATGACCAGTTACGAACTGGAACGGGTACGTTTTGCCAAGGGGGCCCTGGCCCCCAAAGGGCAATTGTATTATCCTAAAGAAGGCAGAGCTGTTACTGATGACCAGATCAGGAGGGCCATTAAAAACGGAATAGCTAAAAACGTAAACAATATGCTTCACATCCCCGGCCCCATTGCCGGAGTAGATGGGATCCGTTTCATTGCTAACAAAATAAAAAAATGGCGCGATAAGCTCGGTTTAAAAACGGCAGGCTTGTATTTGGCCCAACTGGTGCGCATGCAGGAAGAAATAGGTACAGGCGGTGGCGGCTTCCGGTATATTTATGGTGCTTTTTTACAACAAGCGCATGCCTATTTGCCTCATGATGAACTGATGCCTATCTCTGATCTGTTTACCCAGGCTGGCGATCTGTGGCGGACCGCAGCTGTCCAAGCGTCGGGAATTTACAAAGGGCGAATTGGCAGCCAGGAGGACTTTAACCAGATGGGCGATTACTTACTCGAAATAGCCGAAATTGAGAGACAGGCATTTACAGCGCTATCTAAAATTAAATGGCAGCCATGA
- a CDS encoding phosphopantetheine-binding protein, which translates to MESAELKQQLKQQIITFLNLTPMTPEEIKDDEPLFGDGLGLDSIDSLELIVLLKREYGIDIRDPKDGRKVLVDVNTMAEYIEQHRTK; encoded by the coding sequence ATGGAATCAGCAGAATTAAAACAACAATTAAAACAGCAAATAATAACTTTTTTGAATTTAACCCCCATGACACCCGAGGAAATTAAGGACGATGAACCTTTATTTGGTGATGGATTGGGTTTGGATTCTATTGATTCGTTAGAGTTAATTGTATTGTTAAAAAGAGAATACGGCATAGATATCCGCGACCCTAAAGATGGCCGTAAGGTACTGGTTGATGTGAATACAATGGCTGAATATATTGAGCAGCATAGAACCAAGTAA
- a CDS encoding 3-hydroxyacyl-ACP dehydratase FabZ family protein, with protein MSNEILAHLPYKSSFLFVDNIIAIDADGVTGDYTLKPDAFFYEDHFVGNPVTPGVIVTEIMAQIGLVVLGIYLMTTGNHEDQIAMDGGAFPLLTSTEVSFFKMVLPGEKVIVTSKKQYFRFGKLKCSIEMHNTSSEVIAKGIFSGIIKNVAIKNKAE; from the coding sequence ATGAGTAACGAGATATTAGCCCACCTGCCTTATAAATCCTCATTTCTTTTTGTGGATAATATTATTGCTATTGATGCAGATGGCGTAACCGGTGATTATACACTGAAGCCCGATGCTTTTTTTTATGAAGATCACTTTGTGGGTAACCCGGTAACACCCGGTGTTATTGTTACCGAAATTATGGCTCAGATTGGCCTGGTGGTATTGGGGATTTATTTAATGACGACCGGGAACCACGAAGATCAGATTGCGATGGATGGAGGTGCATTTCCCTTATTGACATCAACCGAGGTTTCGTTTTTTAAAATGGTTTTACCCGGCGAAAAGGTTATTGTCACCTCTAAAAAACAATATTTTAGGTTCGGCAAATTAAAGTGTAGTATTGAAATGCATAATACATCGTCGGAAGTTATTGCAAAGGGAATATTTTCGGGCATCATTAAAAATGTCGCTATAAAAAATAAAGCAGAATGA
- a CDS encoding hotdog family protein: protein MLKNSLYKIGSFDHQDGIIQASLEINEHHEILKGHFPGQPVLPGACMLQIVKEILENELNQNLRLKIATNLKFLQLIDPQKDNILQLTLNYKLTEDNEISITAGLSSAQTVCFKFQGVFAVVKV from the coding sequence ATGCTCAAAAACTCACTATACAAAATCGGATCATTTGATCATCAAGACGGTATCATCCAGGCAAGCCTGGAGATTAATGAGCATCACGAAATTCTGAAAGGACATTTTCCAGGTCAGCCGGTATTGCCCGGTGCCTGCATGCTGCAAATCGTCAAAGAAATTTTAGAAAATGAATTAAACCAAAACTTGAGGTTAAAAATAGCTACCAATCTGAAATTTCTGCAATTGATTGATCCTCAAAAAGATAATATACTTCAGCTAACTTTAAATTACAAGTTAACTGAAGATAATGAAATATCAATTACCGCCGGTTTAAGCTCAGCTCAAACAGTTTGTTTTAAGTTTCAGGGCGTATTTGCTGTGGTAAAAGTGTAA
- a CDS encoding beta-ketoacyl-[acyl-carrier-protein] synthase family protein: MMNREVYIAGLGTITAIGNNVAQCLAALQNEQAGMGAITQMQTIHQHTLPVAEVKLTNDELAAIAGLSPEISRTTLLSLIAAREALDDAAIPDLKSWRAGFVSANTVGGMDKSEDFFIQFIADNRKGKLRNVFDHECGSVTEVVADQLGLRDYMTTISTACSSSANAIFYGARMIRNGLLDIVVAGGADALTKFTLNGFNTLMILDKEFCKPFDENRQGLNLGEGAGYLTLVSEKVAQTLDKKMYCKLSGYNNSNDAYHQTASSPDGTGSYLAMKGALKKSGLRATDIDYINLHGTGTPNNDSAEGTAITRLFDGHYPPVSSTKAYTGHTLGASGGVEAVFSVLSIKHGLIYPNLRFETQMHELSFAPETQLLNDQPINHVMSNSFGFGGNCTSLIFSKV, translated from the coding sequence ATGATGAACAGAGAGGTTTACATTGCAGGTTTAGGAACCATTACGGCTATCGGTAACAATGTTGCCCAATGCCTTGCCGCGCTTCAAAATGAACAGGCAGGTATGGGGGCTATCACACAAATGCAAACTATTCACCAGCATACATTGCCTGTTGCTGAAGTAAAGCTTACCAATGATGAACTGGCAGCTATTGCAGGCTTATCTCCCGAAATCAGCCGTACCACCTTATTAAGTTTAATTGCGGCAAGGGAGGCCCTGGATGATGCTGCCATACCTGATCTAAAATCATGGCGGGCCGGTTTTGTATCAGCCAATACCGTAGGTGGGATGGATAAAAGTGAAGATTTTTTTATCCAGTTCATCGCTGATAACCGGAAGGGGAAACTGAGGAACGTTTTTGACCACGAATGTGGAAGCGTAACCGAAGTAGTGGCCGACCAATTAGGGTTAAGGGATTACATGACCACCATCAGCACGGCTTGTTCATCATCTGCCAACGCCATATTTTATGGTGCCAGGATGATCAGAAATGGTTTACTGGATATTGTTGTAGCAGGCGGCGCAGATGCTTTAACCAAGTTTACCCTCAACGGATTTAATACGCTGATGATATTGGATAAGGAATTTTGCAAACCCTTTGACGAGAACAGGCAAGGGCTCAACTTAGGCGAAGGCGCCGGATACCTTACCCTGGTGTCGGAAAAAGTTGCTCAAACCTTAGATAAGAAAATGTACTGCAAACTAAGCGGTTATAATAACAGCAACGACGCCTATCATCAAACGGCATCGTCGCCGGATGGTACCGGATCATACCTGGCCATGAAAGGCGCTTTAAAAAAGAGCGGTTTGCGGGCTACTGATATTGATTACATTAATCTGCACGGCACCGGTACACCCAATAACGATAGCGCTGAAGGCACCGCTATTACACGCCTGTTTGATGGACACTATCCTCCTGTAAGTTCAACCAAAGCTTACACCGGGCATACGCTGGGTGCCAGCGGTGGTGTTGAGGCGGTGTTTTCGGTATTATCTATAAAGCACGGGTTAATTTATCCTAACCTGCGTTTTGAAACGCAGATGCACGAATTATCCTTTGCGCCTGAAACCCAGTTATTAAATGATCAGCCTATCAATCATGTGATGTCAAACTCGTTTGGTTTTGGCGGCAATTGTACATCCCTGATATTTTCAAAAGTATAA